One Mycolicibacterium fallax genomic window, CCTGCGTCGGCTGCCCGACGAGAACATCGCGGCCCTCGAAGAGGTCGGCTTCTTCAAGCTGATCCAGCCCGCCCAGTGGGGCGGCCTGGAGTGCGACCCCACGGTCTTCTACGAGGCGGTGCGCCGGCTGGCCAGCGCGTGCGGCTCGACCGGCTGGGTCGCCGGCATCCTCGGCATCCACAACTGGCACCTGGCCCAGTTCGACCAGGCCGCCCAGGACGAGGTGTGGGGCGAGGACGCCTCGACCCGGATCTCCTCCTCCTACGCCCCGATGGGCGCCGGCGTGGTCACCGAGACCGGTGACGGCTACCTGGTCAACGGCTCGTGGAACTGGTCCTCCGGCTGCGACCACGCCAGCTGGGCGTTCCTCGGCGGCCCGGTCATCAAGGACGGCCGCCCGGTCGACTTCGGCAGCTTCCTGATCCCGCGCACCGACTACCAGATCGACGACGTGTGGCACGTGGTCGGGCTCAAGGGCACCGGCTCCAACACCATCGTGGTCAAGGACGTGTTCGTGCCGCGGCACCGCTTCCTGTCCTACAAGGCGATGAACGATCACACCGCCGCCGGCCTGGTGAACAACACCGCCCCGGTCTACAAGATGCCCTGGGGCACCATCCACCCCACCACCATCTCCACCCCGATCGTCGGGATGGCCTACGGCGCCTACGACGCGCACGTCGAGCACCAGGGCCAGCGGGTCCGCGCGGCCTACGCCGGCGAGAAGGCCAAGGACGACCCGTTCGCCAAGATCCGGATCGCCGAGGCGGCCAGCGACATCGACGCCGCCTGGCGTCAGCTGATCGGCAACGTTGCCGAGGAGTACGCGGCGCTGACCGCAGGCGAGGAGATCCCCTTCGCGCTGCGGGCCCGGGCCCGTCGTGACCAGGTGCGTGCCACCGGTCGGGCGATCGCCTCGATCGACCGGCTCTTCGAGGCCTCCGGTGCCACCGCGCTGTCGGTCGACGCCCCGGTGCAGCGGTTCTGGCGCGACGCGCACGCCGGTCGCGTGCACGCCGCCAACGATCCCGAGCGCGCGTACCTGATCTTCGGCAACCACGAGTTTGGCCTGCCCCCGGCCGACACCATGGTCTGATCGGAGGGCGCCGCATGACGACCTTCGAATCCACCTCGCGCTACGCCCAGGTGCGGCCCGACATGAAGCTGCACTACCACGAGGCCGGCGACCCGTCGGCCGAAACCGTGGTGCTGCTGCACGGTGGCGGGCCGGGTGCCTCCAGCTGGTCGAACTTCGGTAAGAACATCCCGGTGCTGGCCGAGCGTTTCCACGTGCTGGCCGTCGACCAGCCCGGCTACGGGCACTCCGACAAGCACACCGAGCACGAGCAGTACAACCGGTACAGCGCCACCGCGCTGCTGAACCTGTTCGACCATCTCGGGCTGGAAAGCGCTGCGCTGGTGGGTAACTCGCTCGGCGGCGGCACCGCGGTCCGGTTCGCGCTGGACAACCCGGGGCGCGCCGGACGGCTGGTGCTGATGGGTCCGGGCGGGCTTTCGACGAACCTGTTCGCGCCGGACCCGACCGAGGGTGTCAAGCTGCTCGGCCGGTTCAGCATGGAGCCGACCCGGGAGAACCTGGAGAAGTTCCTCCGGATCATGGTGTACAACCAGAAGCTGATCACCGAGGAACTGATCGACGAGCGGTTCGCGATCGCCAGCCAGCCGGAGTCGCTGGCCGCGACCCGCGCGATGGGTAAGTCGTTCGCGGGCGCCGACTTTGAGCTCGGGATGATGTGGCGGGACGTCTACAAGCTGCGTCAGCGGGTGCTGCTGATCTGGGGCCGCGAGGACCGGGTCAATCCGCTGGACGGCGCGCTGGTGGCGCTCAAGCAGATTCCGCGGGTGCAGCTGCACGTCTACGGGCAGTGCGGGCACTGGGCGCAGCTGGAGAAGTTCGACGAATTCAACGAGCTGACGGTCGATTTCCTGACCGCCGGCTAGGAAAGGGCACCGCGATGGGCATCCGTTCACTGGGCTATCTCCGCGTCGAGGCCACCGATATGGCGGCCTGGCGCGAGTACGGGCTGAAGATCCTCGGCATGGTCGAGGGCAAGGGCAGCGTCGAGGGTGCGCTGTACCTGCGGATGGACGAGTTCCCGGCCCGGCTGGTGATCGTCCCCGGTGAGCGGGACCACCTGCTGGTTGCCGGCTGGGAAACCGCCAATGCCGCTGACCTGCAAGGCATCCGGGACCGGCTGACCGCGCAGGGCCACCCGTTCCGGGAGGCCGATGCGGCCGAGCTGGCCGACCGCCGGGTCGACGAGATGATCGTGCTTGACGACCCGTCGGGCAACACGCTGGAGATCTTCCACGGCGTGGCGCTGGAGCACCGCCGGGTGGTCAGCCCCTACGGGCACACCTTCGTCACCGACACCCAGGGCCTGGGCCACGTGGTGATCACCACCACCGACGACGTGGCCTCCACCCGGTTCTACCGCGATGTGCTCGGGTTCCGGTTGCGCGACTCGATGAAGCTGCCGCCCCAGGTGGTCGGCCGCCCGGCCGACGGGGACCCGGCCTGGCTGCGGTTCTTCGGGGTCAACCCGCGGCACCACAGCCTGGCGATCATGCCCGGGGCCACCCCCAGCGGCATCGTGCACCTGATGGTCGAGGTGGGCAACAGTGACGACGTCGGGCTGTGCCTGGACCGCGCGCTGCGCCGCAAGGTGAAGATGTCGGCGACGCTGGGCCGGCACGTCAACGACAAGATGCTGTCCTTCTACATGAAGACCCCCGGCGGCTTCGACGTCGAATTCGGCTGCGAGGGACTGGAAGTCGACGACACCGACTGGGTGGCGCGGGAGTCCACCGCGGTCAGCCTGTGGGGCCACGACTTCTCCATCGGCTTCCGGTGACCGACGGGCCGAACGCCGCGCCGGGCTTCGACGCCCGGGCCTTCCGCAATGTTCTCGGCCAGTTCTGCACCGGCGTCACCATCATCACCACGGTGCACGACGGCGAGCCGGTCGGTTTTGCCTGCCAGTCCTTTGCCGCGCTGTCCCTGGACCCGCCGATGGTGCTGTTCTGCCCGACCAAGGTGTCCCGGTCCTGGGCGGCCATCGAGGCCAGCGGGCATTTCTGCGTGAACGTCCTGGCCGAGCAGCAGCAGCACGTCTCGGCGCGGTTCGGCTCGCGTGAGCCGGACAAGTTCGCCGGCATCGACTGGCGGCCCGGGGTGCTCGGCTCCCCGGTGCTCGACGGGGTGCTCGCGCACATCGAGTGCACGGTGGCCACCGTGCACGACGGCGGCGATCACCTGGTGGTGTTCGGCGCGGTCCGGTCGATGTCGGAGGCGCCCAAGGTCAAGCCGCGGCCGCTGCTGTTC contains:
- the hsaA gene encoding 3-hydroxy-9,10-secoandrosta-1,3,5(10)-triene-9,17-dione monooxygenase oxygenase subunit, which translates into the protein MTSIEQRDVQAVLAGIDELLPQLRERAQATEDLRRLPDENIAALEEVGFFKLIQPAQWGGLECDPTVFYEAVRRLASACGSTGWVAGILGIHNWHLAQFDQAAQDEVWGEDASTRISSSYAPMGAGVVTETGDGYLVNGSWNWSSGCDHASWAFLGGPVIKDGRPVDFGSFLIPRTDYQIDDVWHVVGLKGTGSNTIVVKDVFVPRHRFLSYKAMNDHTAAGLVNNTAPVYKMPWGTIHPTTISTPIVGMAYGAYDAHVEHQGQRVRAAYAGEKAKDDPFAKIRIAEAASDIDAAWRQLIGNVAEEYAALTAGEEIPFALRARARRDQVRATGRAIASIDRLFEASGATALSVDAPVQRFWRDAHAGRVHAANDPERAYLIFGNHEFGLPPADTMV
- the hsaD gene encoding 4,5:9,10-diseco-3-hydroxy-5,9,17-trioxoandrosta-1(10),2-diene-4-oate hydrolase, whose translation is MTTFESTSRYAQVRPDMKLHYHEAGDPSAETVVLLHGGGPGASSWSNFGKNIPVLAERFHVLAVDQPGYGHSDKHTEHEQYNRYSATALLNLFDHLGLESAALVGNSLGGGTAVRFALDNPGRAGRLVLMGPGGLSTNLFAPDPTEGVKLLGRFSMEPTRENLEKFLRIMVYNQKLITEELIDERFAIASQPESLAATRAMGKSFAGADFELGMMWRDVYKLRQRVLLIWGREDRVNPLDGALVALKQIPRVQLHVYGQCGHWAQLEKFDEFNELTVDFLTAG
- the hsaC gene encoding iron-dependent extradiol dioxygenase HsaC, translating into MGIRSLGYLRVEATDMAAWREYGLKILGMVEGKGSVEGALYLRMDEFPARLVIVPGERDHLLVAGWETANAADLQGIRDRLTAQGHPFREADAAELADRRVDEMIVLDDPSGNTLEIFHGVALEHRRVVSPYGHTFVTDTQGLGHVVITTTDDVASTRFYRDVLGFRLRDSMKLPPQVVGRPADGDPAWLRFFGVNPRHHSLAIMPGATPSGIVHLMVEVGNSDDVGLCLDRALRRKVKMSATLGRHVNDKMLSFYMKTPGGFDVEFGCEGLEVDDTDWVARESTAVSLWGHDFSIGFR
- the hsaB gene encoding 3-hydroxy-9,10-secoandrosta-1,3,5(10)-triene-9,17-dione monooxygenase reductase subunit; protein product: MTDGPNAAPGFDARAFRNVLGQFCTGVTIITTVHDGEPVGFACQSFAALSLDPPMVLFCPTKVSRSWAAIEASGHFCVNVLAEQQQHVSARFGSREPDKFAGIDWRPGVLGSPVLDGVLAHIECTVATVHDGGDHLVVFGAVRSMSEAPKVKPRPLLFYRGQYTGIEPDKNTPADWRNDLDMFLTATDRDTWL